A single region of the Cyclopterus lumpus isolate fCycLum1 chromosome 16, fCycLum1.pri, whole genome shotgun sequence genome encodes:
- the chd4b gene encoding chromodomain-helicase-DNA-binding protein 4 isoform X2, whose amino-acid sequence MSGSEDEREDFGAADEPSLLHGEEDELADAVSDVEEAPKTKKKKKAKKSSRESRSSKRQRPVREELPVSSPEHLIGVQAADRDAEEGGVRSASEGSDYAPGKKKKKRSSNAKDKKKGSAAAEKGASSSSKSRRKDPEPEDDDDDDDDCQPKSSTQLLETWGMKDIDHVFTQEDYSSLTNYKAFSQFVRPLIAAKNPKIAVSKMMTLMMAKWREFSTNNPLKGSATANAALAAANVAAAVENMVVAGTDGGPETSAAASPAPAPAIAPTPAAAPAPPLRKAKTKEGKGPNARKKSKPASKPALKPKPKKVAPLKIKLGSLNSKRKRSSSDEDEPEVESDIEDGSFSVSDGSNRSNRPKKKPKSAKKKKKVETEDGDGYETDHQDYCEVCQQGGEIILCDTCPRAYHMVCLDPDMEKAPEGKWSCPHCEKEGIQWEARDELSEVEGEEEEDRRDEGVEEEDDHHIEFCRVCKDGGELLCCDTCPSSYHIHCLNPPLPEIPNGEWICPRCKCPHMKGKVQKLITWRWGEPPAPTPVPRPADLPADASDPQPLAGRREREFFVKWCNMSYWHCSWVLELQLELNCQVMFRNYQRKTDMDEPPPVDFGGEGDENKSTKRKNKDPLFIHMEAEFYRYGIKMEWMMIHRIINHTVDKKNNIHYLIKWRDLAYDQATWECEDMDIPEFDTYKQTYWNHRELMMGDEGRPLKKLKKTVKIKKAERPPANPVVDPTIKFDRQPDYLESTGGTLHPYQLEGLNWLRFSWAQATDTILADEMGLGKTVQTAVFLYSLYKEGHSKGPFLVSAPLSTIINWEREFEMWAPDMYVVTYVGDKDSRAVIRENEFSFEGNAIRGGKKASKMKKDSTVKFHVLLTSYELITIDQAVLGSIEWACLVVDEAHRLKNNQSKFFRILNNYPLQHKLLLTGTPLQNNLEELFHLLNFLTPVRFNNLEGFLEEFADIAKEDQIKKLHDMLGPHMLRRLKADVFKHMPSKTELIVRVELSPMQKKYYKFILTRNFDALNTRGGGNQVSLLNVVMDLKKCCNHPYLFPAAATEAPKLPNGMYEGNALTKSSGKLTLLQKMMRKLKNGGHRVLVFSQMTKMLDLLEDFLENEGYKYERIDGGVTGSLRQEAIDRFNAPGAPQFAFLLSTRAGGLGINLASADTVVIYDSDWNPHNDIQAFSRAHRIGQNRKVMIYRFVTKASVEERITQVAKKKMMLTHLVVRPGLGSKTGSMSKQELDDILKFGTEELFKYELGEGDNKEDDSSVIHYDDHAIDGLLDRNRDATDDTELQSMNEYLSSFKVAQYVVKDEEDEEEEVEREVIKQEESVDPDYWEKLLRHHYEQQQEDLARNLGKGKRTRKPVNYNDGSQEDRGIRQDWQEDQSDNQSDYSVASEEGDEDFDERAEANARRPSRKGLRNDRDKPLPPLLARVGGNIEVLGFNARQRKAFLNAVMRYGMPPQDAFTNQWLVRDLRGKSEKEFKAYVSLFMRHLCEPGADGAETFADGVPREGLSRQHVLTRIGVMSLIRKKVQEFEHVNGQWSMPWMAELEENKRAAALAAGEDPKTPSTGTPADTQPNTPVPDLSKSEDKEDMKKEVEDGKGAKKKDDPEIIEIPDESEKSPVLEKKEEVVDSAALGKEEKETAKGNDEGKDKEADDTSKEKEEKDKASETEKETPAEVKGEVLESKMDSEEVKSKAEEGKDEKMDSSLSPEEKKEQKEEKDAVKTDESVKLQNGENAKEGAAAAAPVVNVSEEKKKATKQRFMFNIADGGFTELHSLWQNEERAATVTKKTFEIWHRRHDYWLLAGIIQHGYARWQDVQNDVRFAILNEPFKGEMSRGNFLEIKNKFLARRFKLLEQALVIEEQLRRAAYLNMTEDPAHPSMALNTRFSEVECLAESHQHLSKESMSGNKPANAVLHKVLKQLEELLSDMKADVTRLPATIARIPPVAVRLQMSERNILSRLASRGPDLTVQNQTSQQTQGPR is encoded by the exons GAGTTGCCAGTCAGCTCCCCAGAGCACCTGATTGGAGTACAAGCAGCAGATAGAGATGCAGAAGAGGGAGGTGTGCGGTCAGCGAGTGAAGGAAGTGATTATGCCcccgggaagaagaagaagaaacgttCCAGCAATGCCAAAGATAAGAAGAAGGGAAGTGCGGCAGCAGAGAAAGGAGCCTCATCCAGCTCAAAGAGCAGACGTAAAGATCCAGAAccagaagatgatgatgacgatgacgacgatTGCCAG CCTAAAAGCTCCACCCAGCTGTTGGAGACCTGGGGCATGAAAGACATTGACCACGTCTTTACTCAGGAAGACTACAGCTCCCTCACCAACTACAAGGCCTTCAGCCAGTTCGTCAG GCCTTTAATTGCAGCTAAGAACCCCAAAATCGCTGTGTCCAAGATGATGACCTTAATGATGGCTAAATGGAGAGAATTCAGCACCAACAACCCTCTCAAG GGATCCGCCACTGCCAATGCAGCCCTAGCAGCTGCCAATGTGGCTGCAGCTGTGGAGAACATGGTGGTGGCAGGAACAGACGGAGGGCCAGAGACCAGTGCGGCCgcttcacctgctcctgctccgGCCATTGCTCCGACACCTGCTGCAGCGCCGGCACCTCCACTCCGCAAGGCCAAAACCAAAGAGGGGAAAG GTCCCAATGCTCGCAAGAAGTCAAAGCCCGCATCTAAGCCTGCGCTGAAGCCCAAACCTAAGAAGGTGGCTCCACTAAAAATCAAACTAGGCAGCCTCAACAGCAAGAGGAAGCGCTCTTCA AGCGACGAAGATGAACCCGAGGTAGAGAGTGACATTGAAGACGGGAGTTTCTCGGTGTCGGATGGCTCCAACCGCAGCAACCGTCCTAAGAAGAAACCCAAGAGTgcgaagaaaaagaagaaag TGGAAACGGAGGACGGCGATGGCTACGAGACAGACCACCAGGACTACTGTGAGGTGTGCCAGCAGGGAGGAGAGATCATTTTGTGTGACACCTGTCCCCGAGCTTATCACATGGTCTGCCTGGACCCTGACATGGAAAAGGCCCCTGAGGGCAAGTGGAGCTGCCCACACTGT gagaaggaggggaTCCAGTGGGAGGCCAGAGATGAGCTCTCTGAGGTcgaaggggaggaagaagaagacaggagggatgaaggggtggaggaggaagacgaccaCCACATTGAGTTCTGCCGGGTGTGCAAGGACGGAGGGGAGCTGCTTTGCTGTGACACCTGCCCCTCCTCCTACCACATCCACTGCCTCAACCCTCCTCTCCCTGAAATTCCCAATGGAGAATGGATCTGCCCCCGCTGCAAG TGTCCACATATGAAGGGCAAGGTCCAGAAGTTAATAACATGGCGGTGGGGGGAGCCGCCGGCCCCCACGCCTGTCCCTCGACCTGCTGATCTCCCTGCTGATGCTTCTGATCCCCAGCCGCTGGCAGGCCGCAGGGAAAGGGAGTTCTTTGTCAAATGGTGCAACATGTCTTACTGGCACTGCTCCTGGGTGCTGGAGCTACAG TTGGAGCTTAACTGCCAGGTGATGTTCCGCAACTACCAGAGGAAGACCGACATGGACGAGCCGCCGCCTGTGGATTttggtggtgagggtgatgaaaacaaaagcaccaagaggaagaacaaggaTCCTCTATTTATCCACATGGAGGCAGAGTTTTACCGCTATGGAATCAAAATGGAGTGGATGATGATCCACCGCATCATCAACCACAC TGTTGATAAAAAGAACAACATACATTACTTGATCAAATGGAGAGATCTGGCCTATGACCAGGCAACCTGGGAGTGTGAAGACATGGACATCCCAGAGTTTGATACCTACAAACAGACATACTGGAATCACAG AGAGTTGATGATGGGTGATGAGGGCAGACCTCTTAAGAAGCTGAAGAAGACAGTCAAAATCAAGAAGGCAGAGCGTCCCCCTGCTAATCCAGTTGTGGAT CCTACCATCAAGTTTGATCGTCAGCCTGACTACCTGGAGAGCACTGGAGGCACCCTGCATCCATACCAGCTGGAGGGGCTCAACTGGCTGAGGTTCTCTTGGGCTCAGGCCACAGACACAATCCTGGCCGATGAGATGGGTTTAGGAAAGACCGTACAGACTGCAGTCTTCCTCTACTCATTGTACAAGGAG GGTCACTCCAAAGGTCCCTTCCTGGTTAGTGCTCCCCTTTCCACCATCATTAACTGGGAGAGGGAGTTTGAGATGTGGGCCCCTGACATGTACGTGGTGACATACGTAGGGGATAAAGACAGCAGGGCTGTCATCAGGGAGAACGAGTTCTCCTTTGAGGGAAATGCCATCCGAGGTGGGAAAAAAGCTTCCAAGATGAAG AAAGATTCAACAGTCAAGTTCCACGTCCTGCTGACATCTTATGAGTTGATTACCATCGACCAGGCTGTGCTGGGCTCCATTGAATGGGCCTGTCTGGTAGTGGACGAGGCTCACAGGCTCAAAAACAACCAGTCTAAG ttcttCCGGATTTTGAACAACTATCCGCTGCAACACAAGCTGCTGCTTACTGGCACTCCTCTTCAGAACAACCTGGAGGAGCTCTTCCACTTGCTCAACTTCTTGACGCCAGTGAGATTCAA CAACCTGGAAGGGTTCTTGGAGGAGTTTGCAGACATTGCCAAAGAGGACCAGATCAAGAAGCTCCATGACATGCTGGGACCACACATGCTCAGAAGGCTGAAGGCTGATGTTTTCAAACACATGCCTTCAAAGACTGAGCTCATTGTTAGAGTGGAGCTGAGCCCCATGCAGAA GAAATACTACAAGTTCATCCTAACACGTAACTTTGATGCCCTGAACACTCGTGGAGGAGGAAACCAAGTGTCTCTGCTCAACGTGGTGATGGACCTGAAAAAGTGCTGCAATCACCCCTACCTCTTTCCTGCAGCTGCCACA GAGGCACCAAAACTTCCGAATGGCATGTATGAGGGCAATGCTCTGACCAAGTCTTCAGGCAAACTGACGCTGCTCCAGAAGATGATGAGGAAGCTGAAGAACGGAGGCCACAGGGTTTTGGTCTTCTCCCAGATGACTAAAATGCTGGACCTGCTGGAGGACTTCCTGGAGAACGAAGGATACAAATATGAGAGAATTGATGGCGGAGTTACCGGCAGCTTAAGACAGGAGGCCATTGACCGCTTTAATG CTCCGGGTGCTCCCCAGTTTgctttcctcctctctaccaGAGCTGGGGGTTTGGGCATTAATCTTGCTTCTGCTGACACCGTCGTCATCTACGACTCTGACTGGAACCCTCACAATGACATCCAG GCGTTCAGCAGAGCTCACCGTATTGGCCAGAACAGGAAAGTGATGATTTATCGCTTCGTTACCAAAGcttctgtggaggagaggatcaCGCAG GTcgcaaagaagaagatgatgctCACTCACCTGGTGGTGCGACCCGGTCTCGGCTCCAAGACGGGCTCCATGTCCAAACAGGAGCTCGACGACATCCTCAAGTTTGGAACTGAAGAGTTGTTTAAGTATGAACTTGGAGAGG GGGACAACAAGGAGGACGACAGCAGTGTGATCCACTACGACGACCACGCAATTGACGGCTTGCTAGACAGGAACCGGGATGCTACAGATGACACTGAGCTCCAGAGCATGAACGAATACCTCAGCTCCTTCAAAGTGGCCCAGTATGTGGtcaaagatgaagaagatgag gaggaggaagtggaaagaGAAGTGATCAAGCAGGAGGAAAGTGTCGATCCTGACTACTGGGAGAAGCTGCTGCGTCACCActacgagcagcagcaggaagaccTGGCCCGAAATCTAGGCAAAGGCAAAAGAACTCGAAAGCCAGTCAACTACAATGACGGCTCCCAGGAGGACCGAGGTATAAGACAAG ACTGGCAGGAGGATCAGTCGGACAACCAGTCTGATTACTCGGTGGCCTCGGAGGAGGGCGACGAGGACTTTGATGAACGGGCTGAAG CAAATGCCCGCAGACCGAGCCGCAAAGGGCTGAGGAACGATCGGGACAAACCTCTGCCTCCATTGTTGGCCCGAGTGGGCGGGAACATCGAG GTTTTGGGCTTCAATGCTCGGCAGAGGAAGGCTTTCCTAAATGCAGTGATGCGTTATGGGATGCCTCCCCAGGATGCTTTCACCAACCAGTGGCTCGTCAGGGACCTCCGTGGGAAGTCTGAGAAAGAATTCAA GGCCTATGTGTCTTTGTTCATGCGTCACCTTTGTGAGCCGGGGGCAGACGGCGCTGAGACCTTTGCAGACGGCGTCCCACGTGAGGGTCTGTCAAGGCAGCATGTGCTCACCCGTATTGGTGTGATGTCACTGATAAGGAAAAAG GTGCAGGAGTTTGAGCATGTGAACGGTCAGTGGTCGATGCCCTGGATGGCCGAGCTGGAGGAGAACAAAAGGGCCGCAGCTTTGGCTGCAGGTGAAGACCCAAAGACTCCTTCTACTGGGACCCCAGCAGACACACAGCCCAACACTCCTGtgccag ATTTGTCTAAATCAGAGGATAAGGAAGACATGAAGAAGGAGGTTGAGGATGGCAAAGGAGCCAAAAAGAAGGATGATCCAGAA ATTATCGAAATCCCAGATGAGTCTGAAAAATCCCCCGTTCtcgaaaagaaagaagaggtgGTAGACTCCGCTGCCCtagggaaggaggagaaggagacggcAAAAGGAAATGATGAAGGCAAGGACAAGGAGGCGGATGATACAAgcaaggagaaagaagagaaggacaAGGCTTCAGAGACGGAGAAGGAAACTCCTGCTGAGGTCAAGGGAGAAGTTTTGGAGAGCAAGATGGATTCAGAGGAGGTCAAGTCTAAAG CTGAGGAAGGaaaagatgagaagatggaCAGCAGTTTGTCtccagaggagaagaaag agcaaaaagaggagaaggacgcTGTAAAAACAGACGAGTCTGTCAAACTGCAGAACGGAGAGAACGCCAaagaaggagcagcagctgctgcgcCGGTGGTTAATGTCagcgaggagaagaagaaagccaCCAAGCAGAGGTTCATGTTCAACATTGCTGACGGAGGATTCACAG AGCTTCACTCTCTGTGGCAGAATGAAGAGCGGGCGGCCACCGTCACCAAGAAGACTTTTGAGATTTGGCACCGTCGCCATGACTACTGGCTGCTGGCTGGAATCATACA ACACGGCTACGCTCGTTGGCAGGATGTGCAAAATGATGTGAGGTTTGCCATCCTCAATGAGCCCTTCAAAGGGGAGATGAGCAGAGGAAACTTCCTGGAGATCAAGAACAAGTTTCTGGCCCGGAGGTTCAAG TTACTGGAGCAGGCGTTGGTGATTGAGGAGCAGTTGCGCAGGGCGGCTTACTTGAACATGACAGAGGACCCAGCCCACCCCTCCATGGCCCTCAACACTCGCTTCAGTGAGGTGGAGTGCCTCGCAGAGTCCCACCAGCACCTCAGCAAGGAGTCCATGTCTGGAAACAAACCTGCCAATGCAGTTCTGCATAAAg TTCTCAAACAGCTTGAGGAACTGCTGAGTGACATGAAGGCCGACGTGACGCGTCTCCCGGCAACCATCGCCAGGATACCCCCCGTCGCCGTTCGGCTGCAAATGTCCGAGAGGAACATCCTCAGCCGACTGGCCAGCCGGGGCCCCGACCTCACCGTTCAGAACCAGACCTCGCAGCAGACGCAGGGGCCGCGTTGA